cgaatacaggtgtgccaagattttagcgtaatacccaagaagactcgaggctgtaattgcggccaaatgtgcttcaacaaagtactgagtaaaggatctgaatacttatgtaaatgttatatcagtttattttatacatttgcaaacatatcTAAAAATAGCTGATAACAGCTGAtatcattattgggtattggggggggggaagagactatttaatccatttcagaataaggctgtaacaaaacaaaatgtggaaaaagtcaaggggtctgaatacttgccaaatgcactgtatatacagtacatattaaCTATAGTAATGTAGCAATACAACAGGATCTGTACATTGCCTAGTAGAATGGCATCACATACACACATCAGTGTGTCAGAGTACGAGGGCTGATGGAGTATCAGTTTGCCTTTTAGATCTAATGAATACGTTTACATAGACAGgggacctgattctagatcaacactcctaccccgagacgctttatgaatactGACAGCACAGGagtttggtggcaccttaattggggagaacgggctcatggtaatggctggagcggaatggtaGCAAATACAGCAAActaatggtttccatgtgtttgatgccattccattcgctttGTTCCACCCATTATGAGCCATCAACCCGCTCAGCAGCTTCCACTGACGGACAGACACAGCACCACCCGAACTGTGAGGCTGGAGAGAAGTGTAGTGTGGCATCTACCTCAGCCTGATGACGGAATCTCCTGGGTGGGACGACGGGCCTCTTCGCCCACAGGTTGTTGATGTTGATATCAGAGGGAGGCGGCGACATGGGCGCCTCCATGTTGTCATCGTAGCTCATGGCACGGCGGGTCATGCCAATAGGTAGGGACAGGCCTCCCAGTTGCCCCTCTGAGGTCCCAGACTCCAGGGCTGAGGGGGGAATGTTAAAGGATTAAAACTCTAAAAATCACTCAAAATGGTCTCAAAATACACAAAATGATGAGCTGTATGTGTTGGAAGCATATGTTTACATATAACATCACCATTTAAAAACAAGCACACAACACTGTAATGCCCACTGTCACTGCCCCCCAGCCCTACCTGGTATATCGCCTGATCTGGACATTGTTTCAGAAGGCCGACTCTTATGGCTGACAATGAGGTAGTGTTCAGATGAATCCAACCTGACAAAAGATTGGACTGGACCTTCAGGGGAGGCAGAGAATATCACATTTCAACAACCCAGAAAaccctttttttaaatcaaaatttTATTTGTAATTAAAAGTACAGTGTACATGCTCATTGCAAAGAAACAATATCAGATAATCATGGGAAAACTTCCAGGTGCATGCTTTAGTCAGTGGCCAACGACAGCAAGCAACCTTAGTCAAAACAAGGGTAACAGCTCATTTATTGACAGCCTTAGTCAAAACAAGGGTAACAGCTCATTTATTGACAGCCTTAGTCAAAACAAGGGTAACAGCTCATTTATTGACAGCCTTAGTCAAAACAAGGGTAACAGCTTGTTTATTGACAGCCTTAGTCAAAACAAGGGTAACAGCTTGTTTATTGACAGCATTGCGCCGCTAGGGAGAGTCAATGTTTCGCTACTTGGCAGCTGATATGGTGTTGTGTTCTGTTTTAGTGTTCTATTCTCACATGCTATTTGAGAAAGCAGTCTGGACAAATGTGCCAGGGAGGTCGAAGTCTTCACTACAGAACACGACCTGAAATGTAGGCTAGTTCAATGCTATAGAGCTGAGATGGGCAACTGGTGATCCGACCTCCTCTAGGCCCGCTGATCAACCCCCCAATTgcaaaatgtgcagaattgcaGGTAAAATTTTCAATTTTTCTCTCTGCCCAATGGCAAAATGAATAGAATTGCATGAAACTTATGCAAAATCTTCTCACAACCagatggcaaaatgtgtaggattacagcaaacttgctttaaatCTGCAATATTTTCTCTACAACCCATGggaaaaaatgtgtagaattgtaggtctgttaaaatgttttgctcacaAGGTGGGGGGGGCAACTAAATTTTGCTTAGGGCCCTGGGCACTAatacggttgtgtgtgtgtttgtatgggtgtACATACTGTTTTTTTTGGGGCCCCCACCATCCCTGATATATAGGCccatgctaaccatgtgtgtagTGCTGAATGGAATTAATGACCGCTACAATAGGCTGGGTTTATCAGGCTCACTCTTAGACATTAAGGCCTGCTGATAAAGCATTGTGGGACAGGAGGAGGAGTACAGACCTTGACAGTTGGAAAGGAACAAAATAAAGCAATAAGATGAGGACATGTTAGACAGGTGGTCTGTGGCTGAGGCCATGTTCAGAACAACAGCTCTAAACTAGAGCAGATCATAGCCTACATCGTCAGAACAGCACAGTATACGGCTATATAGTTATGTGTGACTGGTAGTCTAGCAGTTAGAGagttgggacagtaactgaaaaGCTGTTTGCTCGAATCCCCGAGCAGGCAaggttctgcccttgagcaaggcatttaatcCCCACAACAATTGCTCCCTGGGCGTCGATCAATACAGCCTCTCTggttggggttgggttaaatgcggaagacatttCAGATGAaagcattcagttgtgcaaatgACTACGTTTCCCCTTGTAAACACTAGTTCATATCCGTGAATATGGCACACAATTACATTAATCGGACCATCTAATAATTTCTTATCGATTTTACGTTACGTGTCAGACGTGTCAGACGGTGTAACGTTGGACAGTGatactggaatggaatggaatagaatagcgGATCTCAGCGATCAAAACTGTTTGTTGGTCAAATAAAATATAATGCCTAACTACAACAATAAACGTTCAATTACGTTATACGAAGCAGATGACCAGCCATAGCAAGCTAGAGAGTAATTGTGAATTGTCAGCTTGCTAGCGAGCGATCATGATGCTTGGGTAACCGCAACAATGGTGACGATAGAATGAAAAACACGATCTAATACGTACAATTTAGTTTAAACTTACCAGATAAAAAGGCCCTACACCGCTTACAACAGACACGTTAAAGTTGAAGACAGTCGTAACCTTACAATGTCAATGGGAAAGGTTACAGAACACCAAAGACACATCTCGGCCATGATATCCAGTTTCCTATGTGAAGAATAAAGGAAATTCCGCACAGTGATGGTACGTGGTTTTGTGTAGTCTCGCGAGAATATAACAACCCAAGTGCACGGTAAAATCGAAgtctgttgtattcgacgcatgtgacaaatgcaataccattttatttaatttgatttgattgttatGTCCTGACTCCTGTCACTGGGGGCACTGTGTGACTTGTTTGCACAAATCTACCATTGGACGGATACCGTTGATATTCAGATAGCAATGCCCATAACAAGGCTCGCACATGGAGGTCTTGAAACTACGTTTTATATACATTGTAATCTAATTCCCTTTCTCTTTTATATATACATAACATCCCTGGTTAATTTTAGTCATTTCTAATCTGTTATTTACCATGCTATAAATCTCACTGAAGATACTGGACTGAACTGCCACACATATTGTTTATCTTGCAGTATAATGCTATAAGCACTATAAGCATTCAAAGAAGAtaacaccctccctacaatcaaacatgggggaggttcgATAATgatgtggggttgctttgctgcctctGGTACTGGGGGCCTTAAATCTGTGCAAGACATTATGAAATCAGCAGATTATCAAGATGTTTTGGAGACCAACAAATGGGTCTGTGTTGAAGTTTGTgtgtcttccagcaggacaacaacccagaCACACATCTGAAAGCACCCAGGAATGGTTCGAGAAGAAACACTGGAGTGGCCAGCGATGAGTCCAGATCTGAATCATAAGATCTGAAAACAGCAGTTCGTGGATGACCCCactcaacactgaagaaatgtaACAGTTTGCAGCTGAAGATTGGGGCCAAATTGGCAGTAGAAAGGTGCAGCAAGTTCATCTTCGCCAAAGACTGTTTCATCAGGTATTAGCTCCTTGGTGCCAATCACTTTGTTCTTGCCATTTGTTTTCATGTTCTTAATTAACATTGTAAACTGTAGGTCCCCCCCCTTCCCCCAAAGCATTTTTTTGCAATGTCTACAATCCAATAACAACGTGTGGAGACCAAAAGTTTTTTTTTCAACTTCAACTTATTTTAATGAAAGATTGAGAATTATTTAAGAGAAGTGCAAAGGTCTATGTTTTGGAGCATATTGACAGACAATAACAGGCAGGGTGAAACACATCATTTATTAGATTACTGGTCAACAATGGAAAGAGGTACAAAAGCCGTACTATAAATGAtcaaatatattattatttttttaaccagacaagtcagttaagaacaaattcttatttacaatgacggcctaccaccaccggccaaaccctcccctaacccaaacaatgctgggccaattgtgctcctccctatgggactcccaatcacgggccGGTTGTGACATAGCCTGGAaacaaacccgggtctgtagtgacacctctagcactgcaatacagtgccttagacagctgcgccactcgggagcatgaTTGAACTCTCAACCATTTACAAGTCAACGATAATATTGTTGTCTTTCAATTGATGTATTTTGACAGACATTGTACAACATGGAGGACCATTAGAACACACAATCAAAAAGTAAAATACAACAATCTCACATGCTGTTTCACTCAGTGGGAATTACATGATATGATTGAAAATGTCTGTACTATTTCGTCATGGCTTTAGTAAGTGGACGATTGATATAGACTGCTCAGGTTTGCACACACCTACTTTGTCATTGCATAACTCATATATCATACAGGGGAGAGGAAATCACAAGAAACATTTTCAGAACCACTGGGAATAATGTGAATTTAAATACTCTGCTATAGGGAGCCTGCACTACCTATAGGATCACCTTTTCTTCAGTACCGTTTCTAACACTGTACCATTTCACTTGTTATGAAACTCTCAAAGTAGAATGGTTTTCCTGTTTTAGCTGCCAACTGGATTTGACCAGAGTTATCATTAGCAAAGAACGGAGTGCAATAGTTATGGAATCACTCACTCGCTACACCGGAAAGATTAGGATCCGTCATGTTTTTTAATGATAGGTCTTTGTACATAATCATAGAAAATTCAGCATATTTTCCACATATCTTTATTCACCCAAATACTAGTCTTCCAAAATCCTGTCTCGTTCAACTACTGTAAGAAGCCTGGATTCCAGAGGCTACCCTAACTCTGATGTCTTCTATAGGCATAATCAACTTTCCACCGACTGTGATATTTTGTGAGGCATACGCTAGTTTACAATATGTCTTAAATTACAAACTGTAAAACAAAAATGTCAGGCCTGAAAAGTCATTGAGGAGAAGATGTTGCAATATGGGCCTGCATTGTCCAAACATACCAATCAAGTGGGACGTATAGTACATCAAGGATTCATTATGTACAATACTCAGCAGGGCTTAACAGGGTTGTACCTGATCTATGTGTCTACATCTCTGCTATGGCAGGAAGCATGCACACCCTGACTCTGGCTTCTCTCCAGGCCGAGCGACAGTCAGCGATCCAGTGTGATACCATTGTGTGTTTGTCCATGTAGCGAGTGCACTTCCCCCTCCCACCAGCAGGGGCCGTGTCTGAGTCGTTCTGGAACCTCCAGGAGAGTGGGCTGGAGGCATCAGGTTTCTGCTGGTCTGATGAAGATGTCTGTGGTGGAGCAGGGTCAGGGTTTTGCTTCTCTTGGTCAGAGGGGTCCATCAGGCAGAGCTCAGGGCAGCTACCTTTGTGCTGTGTCAGAGGCGCGGAACACATGCGTGGGAAACTGTCGGCGCATAGCGTGGGTTGTGGTCGAAGCTgggtcacactctctctcccctcacccttaCAGCCCTGTGAGTCAGGGGCGCGCCATGCAGCTAAGAGGAGTGCCTCCCCATGACCGTAGATGAACTCTAGGGGGTCAGAGACACTGGGGAGAACCCTACTGGAGGTCTGACCTGAGCTGACATTCACCACTCTCTCTGGGCCACTACACTCACTTTGACTCTCCTCCTGCTCTAACTGTGTGTGGTGGCTGACGTTGGAAATCAGAGGCTGACAGAGTGGCACAGGGTCCCTCAGTCTGTGCAGCCTCAGGCAGGGCCTCAGAGAGGCCATCGAGCCTACAGTGAGGATGTCACAGTCAGGTTGGGCCAGGGGGAAGGTTGGGCAGGCGAGCTGACAGATGGACAGGAAGTAGTCCTGGGTAGACAGAGAGGAGTGGACCTGACcatggggagggaggtggaggctGTTGGCCTGGTTCATGTCCTGGACTAGCTCCTCATATCCCTCCCTGATGGTGGGTAGACCCCTCTTAGCCCGGAGTCTGGAGCGGGGACGCATGCCtgggaacaggagggagagagaggctggtcaGATCAGTCTCTGGGAAGAGCCTCGGAATGATTGAGATATTTTGTTTTTGTAAAGCTTGGATTTGGTAAAATGTAAACAATGCCATGATAATTATGGCATGAATGAGCAATTATCATCTAGTTAATTGAATAGAGGCGAAATTAAAATACAGGCAAAGTGTAACATGCGTTTTGAAAGTGCGTATGTGCAATTGTTTACAGGAAGATGTGCCGAGcctgtctccatggtaacctCTCCCTCACCACATCTCAGGGTGTGCTCGTATTACAATGCAATAGGAGAGCAAAGtgggcacacacatacacacgcacacatagtcCACCCACCtaacaacaaaaatatattcCCACACACAAATAAATACGTAAGAACAAAAATTCAAAAATGAACTTTGGGTGGGCTTACACTACCACCTTTCCTTTTCTTGAGGGCGACATGACACAGCTCTCCATTTTAGGACCCATTATGCCACTCCCTCCCTATCCTCCTAATGTTGTCTCAGGAACAACTCATTATGTCTCAGGAACAGTGGTGAAGAAGACAGACTGGAAAATGAACAGCCAGCCAGTGTTACTCACCTACATTAGGCAGGGGACTGAGTGCATAACAAACCAAATCCCTATTACATAATCTCATCTCCAATGACGTACATCTGCTTTACAGATCCCACATACTTGAATTAATTACATTTtaaacatgtatatatatatataacaaaaatCCATAGAGCATCAGTGTGTCTATTTTAACAGAAGATGCCAGTGTAGTTATTGCTTGGCCATGCATGCTCTGATATAACCATTTCATTTCCTCAGTGCACGtaccatcaatttgtatagctaTCAGTCCAGGGGGCTGGCTTTGCCTGTTCTATGTAGAATATAGCAGAGCTTCTTACCTGTGTCTTATCTGTCTTTCAGGTGGTGTCGTTTGCTCGTCTCCGTTGCCTGCTCTAACCCCTTTCTCCGCCTCTAGCCAAGCTGCCTCCAACCAACTGGTGATCTCCAACCAAGCTGCCTCCAGCCAAGCTGCCTCCAACCAACTGGTGATCTCCAACCAAGCTGCCTCCAGCCAAGCTGCCTCCAACCAACTGGTGATCTCCAACCAAGCTGCCTCTAGCCAAGCTGCCTCCAACCAACTGGTGATCTCCTACCAAGCTGCCTCTAGCCAGGCTGCCTCCAACCAACTGGTGATCTCCAATCTCTCCGCAGCTATAGCTACATCACGAAAATAATGACTTGTCCccacccccttttctctctcgcttccctgctctccctctcctcccttggCCGACTAAAAATAGCACCTCCATCCCATTCTGTGGCTGAGCATAATCATGTGCAAAATTGATTTTATGAATGTACAGTGTAGGAGAAACAAGGAGTGggggagatgaatagagagaagaagaggaggttagacaagggaggaagaggaggaaagaggctgcatttagagaggaggagagacatcaCGAGAAGGAGAGATATCGTGAGGAGGAGAGATAttgtgaggaggagagatatCGTGAGGAGAGATatcatgaggaggagagatatcatgaggaggagaggagagatatcatgaggaggagagatatcatgaggaggagaggagagatatcatgaggaggagagatattgtgaggaggagaggagagatatcaTGAGGAGGAGAAATatcatgaggaggagaggagagatatcaTGAGGAGGAGAAATatcatgaggaggagaggagagatatcaTGAGGAGGAGAAATatcatgaggaggagaggagagatatcatgaggaggagagatatcatgaggaggagagatatcatgaggaggagagatatcatgaggaggagaggagagatatcatgaggaggagagatattgaggaggagagatatcatgaggaggagaggagagatattgtgaggaggagagatattgtgaggaggagaggagagatattgTGAGGAGGAGAGGTTAATGGGCCCTAGCATTCAACACAGGGCAGAGATGCAATATGGCTCAGCCCTATTCTACTCAGCCCTGAACATCTACTGAACATCTACTAAAACATCTACTGAACATCTACTGAACATCTACTAAACATCTACTAAAACATCTACTGAACATCTACTAAAACATCTACTAAAACATCTACTAAAACATCTACTGAACATCTACTAAAACATCTACTGAACATCTACTAAAACATCTACTAAAACATCTACTAAAACATCTACTGAGCATATACTGAACATCTATTGAACATCTACTAAAACATCTACTGAACATCTACTGAACATCTACTAAAATATCTACTGAACATCTACTAAAACATCTACTAAAACATCTACAGAATATCTATCTAAAACATCTACTGAACATCTACTGAACATCTACTGAACATCTACTTGGGACTATCCAAGTAAAGGTTTACCAAACATCCCTCAAAGGGAATGTAACAGGCAAAATAAGAATAGCAGTGAGACTCACCATAAGCATGAATACAATAATTTTAGACTTGTAGACAGACAGCATAGGGCTGAAGATTAAGATTAAAATAACACCTGCTGGATGTCATGCTTtccacaaacaaacacaacaaaATTCCATCAAAACTCTATACATGATTAGatactatccgccgccattgtcgcaacccctattaccagcctgttcaacctctctttcatatcatctgagatccccaaggattggaaagctgccgcagtcatccccctcttcaaagggggagacaccctggacccaaactgttacagacctgtatccatcctgcccttcctatctaaggtcttcgaaagcctagtcaacaaacagatcactgaccatctcgaatcccaccgtaccttctccgctgtgcaatctggtttccgagccggtcacgggtacacctcagccacgctcaaggtactaaaagatatcataaccgccatcgataaaagacagtactgtgcagccgtcttcatcgacctggccaaggctttcgactctgtcaatcaccatattcttatcggcagactcagtagcctcggtttttctaatgactgccttgccttgttcaccaactactttgcagacagagttcagtgtgtcaaatcggagggcatgttgtccggtcctctggcagtctctatgggggtgccacagggttcaactcTCGGGCCgaatcttttctctgtatatatcaatgatgttgctcttgctgcgggcgatcccctgatccacctctacgcagacgacaccattctgtatacttctggcccttccttggacactgtgcaaTCTAAACTCCAAACGAgcgtcaatgccatacaacactccttccgtggcctccaactgctcttaaacgcgagtaaaaccaaatgcatgcttttcaaccgttcgctgcctgcacccgcacgcccggctagcatcaccaccctggatggttccgacctagaatatgtggacatctatgagtacctaggtgtctggctagactgtaaactctccttccagactcatattaaacattgaggtcaggtgattatggaggccagggcATCTGATGCATCACTTCATCACTAACCTTCTTGGTcacatagcccttacacagcctggaggtgagttgggtcattgccctgttgaaaaacaaatgatagtcccaagaAGCGAAGACcagatggcatatcactgc
This region of Oncorhynchus masou masou isolate Uvic2021 chromosome 8, UVic_Omas_1.1, whole genome shotgun sequence genomic DNA includes:
- the LOC135544091 gene encoding uncharacterized protein LOC135544091, producing MRPRSRLRAKRGLPTIREGYEELVQDMNQANSLHLPPHGQVHSSLSTQDYFLSICQLACPTFPLAQPDCDILTVGSMASLRPCLRLHRLRDPVPLCQPLISNVSHHTQLEQEESQSECSGPERVVNVSSGQTSSRVLPSVSDPLEFIYGHGEALLLAAWRAPDSQGCKGEGRESVTQLRPQPTLCADSFPRMCSAPLTQHKGSCPELCLMDPSDQEKQNPDPAPPQTSSSDQQKPDASSPLSWRFQNDSDTAPAGGRGKCTRYMDKHTMVSHWIADCRSAWREARVRVCMLPAIAEM